In Quercus robur chromosome 11, dhQueRobu3.1, whole genome shotgun sequence, the following proteins share a genomic window:
- the LOC126704548 gene encoding uncharacterized protein LOC126704548 isoform X2, whose protein sequence is MMANPNASTSIASSESSEQKATHMADSNMNMLPPSLSHQSRSASDGPVAILWDIENCPVPSDVRPEDVGGNIRMALRVHPVIKGAVMMFSAYGDFNAFPRRLREGCQRTGVKLIDVPNGRKDAADKAILVDMFLFALDNPPPSSIMLISGDVDFAPALHILGQRGYTVILVIPSGVGVSSALCNAGKFVWDWPSVARGEGFVPPTKYLMPPRGAVADIAGSLMGCQINENPEGQNEEEAIVYRGFSQNYYNSRDLSIVSQSLTEYNSNSSMLPFYPTTLRSLSLPSGLNEVSGGVVSSGDQIESTLWVQPGDLNGLKGQLVKMLELSGGCLPLIRVPAEYQKFFGRPLYVAEYGAFKLVNLFKKMSDSLFVEGKGHKKFVYLRNWKAGPSAPPLILTRKDKKGKGTQEESMDIVTGGGSSDEFSDEERVVIEENDVSRSQGNTNQGTAAREEIDDHGLEQFKHELQEILVSYSCRIFLGCFEAIYEQRYKKPLEYQRFGVDRLECLLEKLGDVVVLHEEPLTKRKFLAAVGG, encoded by the coding sequence ATGATGGCTAATCCGAATGCATCAACATCAATAGCGTCTTCAGAATCCTCTGAACAAAAGGCCACACATATGGCGGATTCAAACATGAACATGCTTCCACCTTCTTTAAGCCATCAAAGTCGAAGTGCCTCAGATGGTCCTGTCGCTATCCTGTGGGACATTGAGAATTGCCCTGTTCCAAGTGATGTCCGCCCTGAAGATGTAGGTGGTAATATTAGAATGGCTTTGCGGGTTCACCCTGTAATTAAAGGAGCTGTTATGATGTTTTCTGCCTATGGAGATTTTAATGCCTTTCCCAGGAGACTCAGAGAGGGCTGTCAGAGAACTGGTGTCAAACTAATAGATGTTCCAAATGGGAGAAAGGATGCTGCTGACAAGGCTATCTTGGTTGACATGTTTCTCTTTGCCCTTGACAACCCTCCACCTTCCTCCATCATGTTAATCTCTGGTGATGTAGATTTCGCTCCTGCACTTCACATACTTGGCCAACGTGGATATACCGTGATCCTTGTTATCCCTTCTGGGGTTGGCGTTTCATCTGCCCTCTGTAATGCTGGTAAGTTTGTTTGGGACTGGCCTAGTGTGGCTCGTGGAGAAGGCTTTGTACCCCCAACAAAGTATTTAATGCCCCCTCGTGGAGCAGTAGCTGACATTGCTGGGTCTCTTATGGGATGCCAAATCAATGAGAACCCTGAAGgccaaaatgaagaagaagcaatTGTATATAGGGGGTTCTCACAAAACTATTACAATTCAAGGGATCTATCAATAGTGTCACAATCTTTAACTGAATACAACAGTAATTCTTCAATGTTGCCATTTTATCCTACAACTTTGAGGTCACTGAGTCTTCCTTCTGGTTTGAATGAAGTTTCAGGAGGTGTTGTTTCTTCTGGTGATCAGATAGAATCTACTTTGTGGGTACAGCCTGGAGACCTAAATGGTCTGAAGGGCCAGTTGGTAAAAATGCTGGAACTTTCAGGGGGATGCCTGCCTCTGATCCGAGTTCCAGCCGAGTACCAGAAGTTTTTTGGGCGGCCTCTTTATGTAGCAGAGTATGGGGCATTCAAGCTTGTAAATCTTTTCAAGAAGATGAGTGACTCACTTTTTGTAGAGGGGAAAGGCCATAAGAAGTTTGTTTATCTACGAAATTGGAAGGCAGGCCCTAGTGCACCTCCTTTGATTTTGACTAGGAAGGATAAGAAAGGAAAAGGGACCCAGGAAGAGAGTATGGATATTGTTACAGGTGGTGGCTCTTCAGATGAGTTCTCAGATGAAGAGAGAGTGGTCATAGAAGAAAATGATGTGAGCAGGAGCCAAGGAAATACTAATCAGGGAACAGCAGCTCGTGAAGAAATTGATGATCATGGTCTTGAGCAGTTCAAGCATGAGTTGCAGGAGATTCTAGTCAGCTATTCTTGTCGGATTTTTCTAGGTTGCTTTGAGGCGATATATGAACAACGGTACAAGAAACCACTGGAATATCAGAGATTTGGTGTGGATCGGCTAGAGTGTCTGCTGGAGAAATTGGGAGATGTGGTGGTTTTGCATGAAGAACCCTTAACCAAGAGGAAGTTCTTGGCTGCAGTTGGtggctaa
- the LOC126704548 gene encoding uncharacterized protein LOC126704548 isoform X1, protein MRSMMANPNASTSIASSESSEQKATHMADSNMNMLPPSLSHQSRSASDGPVAILWDIENCPVPSDVRPEDVGGNIRMALRVHPVIKGAVMMFSAYGDFNAFPRRLREGCQRTGVKLIDVPNGRKDAADKAILVDMFLFALDNPPPSSIMLISGDVDFAPALHILGQRGYTVILVIPSGVGVSSALCNAGKFVWDWPSVARGEGFVPPTKYLMPPRGAVADIAGSLMGCQINENPEGQNEEEAIVYRGFSQNYYNSRDLSIVSQSLTEYNSNSSMLPFYPTTLRSLSLPSGLNEVSGGVVSSGDQIESTLWVQPGDLNGLKGQLVKMLELSGGCLPLIRVPAEYQKFFGRPLYVAEYGAFKLVNLFKKMSDSLFVEGKGHKKFVYLRNWKAGPSAPPLILTRKDKKGKGTQEESMDIVTGGGSSDEFSDEERVVIEENDVSRSQGNTNQGTAAREEIDDHGLEQFKHELQEILVSYSCRIFLGCFEAIYEQRYKKPLEYQRFGVDRLECLLEKLGDVVVLHEEPLTKRKFLAAVGG, encoded by the exons ATGAG gtcAATGATGGCTAATCCGAATGCATCAACATCAATAGCGTCTTCAGAATCCTCTGAACAAAAGGCCACACATATGGCGGATTCAAACATGAACATGCTTCCACCTTCTTTAAGCCATCAAAGTCGAAGTGCCTCAGATGGTCCTGTCGCTATCCTGTGGGACATTGAGAATTGCCCTGTTCCAAGTGATGTCCGCCCTGAAGATGTAGGTGGTAATATTAGAATGGCTTTGCGGGTTCACCCTGTAATTAAAGGAGCTGTTATGATGTTTTCTGCCTATGGAGATTTTAATGCCTTTCCCAGGAGACTCAGAGAGGGCTGTCAGAGAACTGGTGTCAAACTAATAGATGTTCCAAATGGGAGAAAGGATGCTGCTGACAAGGCTATCTTGGTTGACATGTTTCTCTTTGCCCTTGACAACCCTCCACCTTCCTCCATCATGTTAATCTCTGGTGATGTAGATTTCGCTCCTGCACTTCACATACTTGGCCAACGTGGATATACCGTGATCCTTGTTATCCCTTCTGGGGTTGGCGTTTCATCTGCCCTCTGTAATGCTGGTAAGTTTGTTTGGGACTGGCCTAGTGTGGCTCGTGGAGAAGGCTTTGTACCCCCAACAAAGTATTTAATGCCCCCTCGTGGAGCAGTAGCTGACATTGCTGGGTCTCTTATGGGATGCCAAATCAATGAGAACCCTGAAGgccaaaatgaagaagaagcaatTGTATATAGGGGGTTCTCACAAAACTATTACAATTCAAGGGATCTATCAATAGTGTCACAATCTTTAACTGAATACAACAGTAATTCTTCAATGTTGCCATTTTATCCTACAACTTTGAGGTCACTGAGTCTTCCTTCTGGTTTGAATGAAGTTTCAGGAGGTGTTGTTTCTTCTGGTGATCAGATAGAATCTACTTTGTGGGTACAGCCTGGAGACCTAAATGGTCTGAAGGGCCAGTTGGTAAAAATGCTGGAACTTTCAGGGGGATGCCTGCCTCTGATCCGAGTTCCAGCCGAGTACCAGAAGTTTTTTGGGCGGCCTCTTTATGTAGCAGAGTATGGGGCATTCAAGCTTGTAAATCTTTTCAAGAAGATGAGTGACTCACTTTTTGTAGAGGGGAAAGGCCATAAGAAGTTTGTTTATCTACGAAATTGGAAGGCAGGCCCTAGTGCACCTCCTTTGATTTTGACTAGGAAGGATAAGAAAGGAAAAGGGACCCAGGAAGAGAGTATGGATATTGTTACAGGTGGTGGCTCTTCAGATGAGTTCTCAGATGAAGAGAGAGTGGTCATAGAAGAAAATGATGTGAGCAGGAGCCAAGGAAATACTAATCAGGGAACAGCAGCTCGTGAAGAAATTGATGATCATGGTCTTGAGCAGTTCAAGCATGAGTTGCAGGAGATTCTAGTCAGCTATTCTTGTCGGATTTTTCTAGGTTGCTTTGAGGCGATATATGAACAACGGTACAAGAAACCACTGGAATATCAGAGATTTGGTGTGGATCGGCTAGAGTGTCTGCTGGAGAAATTGGGAGATGTGGTGGTTTTGCATGAAGAACCCTTAACCAAGAGGAAGTTCTTGGCTGCAGTTGGtggctaa
- the LOC126705716 gene encoding ferredoxin--nitrite reductase, chloroplastic encodes MSSLSVRFLSPSLPSSTSAWPSSTRLAATQAERPVELSRLEPRVEEREGYWVLKENFREGINVQEKVKLQKEPMKFFMEEGLLQELVNIPLEELEKAKVTKDDIDVRLKWLGLFHRRKYQYGRFMMRLKLPNGVTTSAQTRYLASVIRKYGKEGCADVTTRQNWQIRGVLLPDVPEIFKGLAEVGLTSLQSGMDNVRNPVGNPLAGVDPLEIVDTRPYTDLLSQYITANSCGNQAITNLPRKWNVCVVGSHDLFEHPHINDLAYMPAIKDGRFGFNLLVGGFFSPKRCAEAVPLDAWVSADDVVPVCKAILEAYRDLGTRGNRQKTRMMWLIDELGIEGFRSEVVKRMPQQELETASPQELIQKQWERRDYLGVHPQKQEGFSFVGVHIPVGRVQADDMDELARLADTYGSGELRLTVEQNIIIPNIENSKLEALLKEPLLKNRFLPEPPLLMKGLVACTGNQFCGQGIIETKVRALKVAEEVERQVAVTRPVRMHWTGCPNSCGQVQVADIGFMGCMARDENGKPCEGVDVFLGGRIGSDSHLGDVYKKGVPCKDLVPLVVDIMVKHFGAVLREREERED; translated from the exons ATGTCATCTCTCTCTGTGCGTTTTCTCTCACCTTCATTGCCTTCTTCCACCTCTGCATGGCCCAGCAGTACAAGGCTGGCAGCCACTCAGGCTGAAAGACCAGTGGAATTATCAAGGCTGGAGCCAAGAgtagaagagagagaagggtaCTGGGTGTTGAAGGAAAATTTCAGGGAAGGCATAAATGTTCAGGAGAAAGTGAAGCTTCAGAAAGAGCCTATGAAGTTTTTCATGGAAGAGGGGCTACTACAAGAATTGGTGAACATTCCTCTGGAGGAGCTTGAGAAAGCTAAGGTTACTAAGGATGATATCGATGTCAGGCTCAAGTGGCTTGGTCTCTTCCACAGGAGGAAGTATCAGT ATGGTAGATTTATGATGAGACTAAAACTACCTAATGGGGTAACAACAAGTGCACAAACTCGATACTTAGCGAGTGTGATTAGGAAATATGGGAAGGAAGGGTGTGCAGATGTGACAACGAGGCAAAATTGGCAAATTCGTGGAGTGTTACTACCCGATGTGCCAGAAATATTTAAAGGTCTTGCAGAAGTCGGCTTGACAAGCCTGCAGAGTGGAATggataatgtgagaaatcctgttgGGAACCCCCTTGCTGGCGTTGACCCACTTGAGATTGTTGATACACGGCCTTACACCGATTTGTTGTCACAATATATCACTGCCAACTCATGTGGTAATCAGGCCATCACTAACTT GCCAAGGAAGTGGAATGTGTGTGTAGTGGGTTCTCATGATCTCTTTGAGCATCCTCACATCAATGACCTTGCTTACATGCCAGCTATAAAGGACGGACGATTTGGTTTCAATTTGCTGGTGGGTGGCTTCTTTAGTCCCAAGAGATGTGCAGAGGCAGTCCCTCTTGATGCCTGGGTCTCAGCAGATGATGTGGTCCCAGTGTGCAAAGCCATACTAGAGGCCTATAGGGATCTTGGCACCAGAGGGAACAGACAGAAAACAAGAATGATGTGGTTGATTGATGAACTT GGCATAGAAGGATTCAGGTCAGAGGTAGTGAAAAGAATGCCTCAACAAGAGCTGGAGACAGCTTCTCCTCAAGAACTAATTCAGAAGCAATGGGAAAGGAGAGATTATCTTGGTGTCCATCCACAGAAACAAGAAGGTTTTAGTTTTGTGGGTGTTCACATTCCTGTAGGTCGAGTCCAAGCAGATGACATGGATGAACTAGCTCGTTTAGCTGACACATATGGCTCGGGAGAACTCCGGCTCACTGTGGAGCAAAACATCATAATTCCCAATATTGAGAACTCAAAGCTTGAAGCCTTACTTAAAGAGCCTCTATTGAAAAACAGGTTTTTACCAGAACCCCCTCTTCTCATGAAAGGGTTGGTGGCTTGCACTGGCAACCAATTCTGTGGGCAAGGAATTATAGAGACAAAGGTCAGGGCCTTGAAGGTGGCTGAGGAAGTTGAGAGGCAAGTGGCAGTGACTCGACCTGTTCGGATGCACTGGACTGGTTGCCCAAACAGCTGTGGGCAGGTACAAGTGGCTGATATTGGTTTCATGGGGTGTATGGCAAGGGATGAGAATGGGAAGCCTTGTGAAGGTGTTGATGTTTTTTTGGGAGGCAGAATTGGGAGTGACTCACATTTGGGAGATGTTTACAAGAAGGGTGTTCCATGCAAGGACTTGGTCCCCTTAGTAGTGGACATTATGGTCAAACATTTTGGAGCTGTACTGAGGGAGAGGGAAGAAAGGGAGGATTGA
- the LOC126705008 gene encoding uncharacterized protein LOC126705008, whose translation MDSEKCQSSGCREADFVCRACLCLWTSRNQARVGGDRKLALQIFQWPQTYPKEFQIANFLPPQSRSSIEHYWIPPKPPWHKVNVDGAVFSNLKAVGLGLVVQDHRGNVAAAMSKFVGSPFGPLETEAKAIGEAVSLPETQVSLKSSLRVIRR comes from the coding sequence ATGGATTCTGAGAAATGTCAATCTTCTGGATGCAGAGAAGCTGACTTTGTTTGCCGCGCTTGCTTGTGCCTTTGGACCTCTAGAAATCAAGCTAGAGTGGGAGGTGACCGTAAGTTAGCTTTGCAGATTTTTCAATGGCCTCAAACTTACCCTAAGGAGTTCCAGATAGCGAATTTTCTCCCACCCCAGTCACGGTCTTCTATTGAGCATTATTGGATTCCACCTAAACCTCCTTGGCATAAAGTTAATGTTGATGGCGCAGTCTTCTCTAATCTAAAAGCTGTTGGGTTGGGTCTTGTGGTCCAGGATCACAGGGGCAACGTAGCTGCTGCAATGAGCAAGTTTGTTGGGTCTCCGTTTGGTCCACTAGAAACAGAGGCGAAGGCTATTGGGGAAGCGGTCAGTTTGCCAGAGACACAAGTTTCCCTGAAGTCCTCTTTGAGAGTGATTCGCAGATGA